The nucleotide sequence ACCAGCAGCCGGGAGGCGTGCTCGGCGAACGCGTTGGAGCCGCACACATAGGCTTCCCACCCGCCCGGTGGCCGCTCGGCCAGGAGCGGCGCCACATGTGCCGGCGACAGCCGTCCCACCGGCACCCCATCGGGCGCCCGACGCGTGAACACGGCCGTGGTCTCCGCGCCGTACTCCGCCGCGTAGACCAGTTCCTCGGGCCCGCGCGCGGAGACCAGCAGCCGCAGCGGTACGTCGAGGTCGCCCGCCCGGTGGTGGCGGATCATCGACATCAGCGGTACGACGCCGGAACCGGCGCCGATCAGCAGCGCGGGCCGGTCCCCGGGCCAGGCGAAGAAGCCGCTGAGGGGGCCGCGCACCTCGACCTCGTCGCCGGGCCGGGCCTCGCTGTGGAACCACCCGGAGACCTCGCCGCCCTCGACATGGTCCAGGGTCAGTTCGATGTGCCCGGTGTCGTCCGGCGGGGACGCCAGCGAGTAGTGGCGCTGCGCGGTGTAGCCGTCGCCGGCGGTCAGCCGCAGCATCAGATGTTGCCCCGGCAGATGCCCCGCCCACCCGGGCACCGCGAACCGGAACGTGGCCACGGCCGGTGTCTCCCGACGGATCTCCGTCAGCGTCGCCGTCCGCCAGAGCGCCGAGGCCCGGTTGCTCACGGCGATACGACCCGGCACGGCGAACCGCGTGGCCGGTGTGAAGGCCGACTCGGTCAGTGCCGTCCCAGACCTTGCCGTCCCGGACGGTGTCGTCGCAGGCGGTGCCGCCTCGGACGGCGTCGCCCCGGGCAGTGTCGTCTCAGTCACCGGAGTACCGCTGCTCCTCCCACGGGTTGCCCCGCGCGTGATAGCCGTTCTGCTCCCAGAAACCGGGCTCGTCGTGGTCGAGCAGTCGCAGGCCCGCGATCCACTTCGCGCTCTTCCAGAAGTACAGATGCGGCACCAGCAGCCGCGCCGGGCCGCCGTGCTCGGCGGGCAGCGGCTTGCCGTCGTACTCCCACGCGATCCAGGCGCGTCCGCCGGTGAGGTCGGCGAGCGGGAGGTTCGTGGTGTAGCCGCTGTGGGAGTACGCGACCGCGTGGGTGGCGGACGCGTCGGGCCGGACCACGTCCAGGAACGCGTCCAGCGAGACGCCTCCGAACCGCACCCCGAACTTCGACCAGCTCGTCACACAGTGGATGTCGCCCTCGTACGGCGACGCGGGCAGCGCGTGCGCCTCGTCCCAGTCCCAGGAGCGCGGCCGCGCCACCAGACCGTCGATCCGGAACGTCCAGTCGGCGGGCGTGAGGTCGGGGGTGACCTCGGCCGACAGGACGGGCCAGTCCTCGCCGGCGTCGTACTGGCCGGGCGGCAGTCCGGGATTGTGGACGCGGGGGCGTCCGGTGAAGCCTCGTGTGACGTTCATGGGGGTCCAACGTGACGATGGTGATTGCTGAGTCATACAACCGTACGTGTCCGGGGTGAGCGCTTCGGCCCCGGGGCCGGGCGGCGATCATTGCGGCCGCGTGAACTCTTCGGCGGCCCGGGAATAGGGGCTCGGCGATCTCCCTTGCCGCCTTCAGTCGGTGCCGGCGGACCTGACGGCGGACGACCAGGTTGTAGCAGAGCAGAGCAGAGCAGGGCAGAGCAGGGCAGAGCAGAGTAGGGCGAGAGAAGAGCGGGAGAGCGCATGTCCGAGTACGCGAGTGGCAGCAAGGGTGCGGGCATCGTGCCGCACGTCCTCGACAATCCCGCCCTCGCCTCCCTCACCGGGCCGCACGCCCACTTCGCCGAGCGGCGGGGCCGGGTGCTGCGCTACCCGCTCGACGTCTCCCCGTGGCTGGCCCTCCCCGACGAGCCCGACGCGGACGACTGGGCCGACCTCGCGGCGCTGGCCGGCCCCGGCGCCGAGGTCCCGGTCCCGGCCTACACCGGGGGGTTCCCGGCCGACTGGGAGGTGACGTTCGACCTGGCGGGCGTGCAGCTCGTCGACGACGGGATAGCCGCGGCCCCGGACGGCGAGGCCGTACTCCTCGGCTCCGCCGACGTGCCCGAGATGCTCGACCTCGTCGAGCGCACCCAGCCCGGCCCCTTCCTGCCCCGCACCGTCGAGCTCGGCACCTACCTCGGTATCCGCCGGGGCGGCGCCCTGGTCGCCATGGCCGGTGAGCGGCTGCATCCGCCGGGCTGGACCGAGATCAGCGCGGTCTGCACCGACCCGGCCTTCCGTGGCGCGGGCCTCGCCACCCGCCTCGTCCACGCCGTCGCCCACGGCATCCGCGAACGGGGCGAAACCCCCTTCCTCCACACCGCCGCGACCAACACGACCGCCATCCGCCTCTACGAATCCCTCGGCTTCCGCCTACGCCGCACCACCCGCTTCATGGCGGCCAGGGTGCCGTTGGTCGAGGCGGGGGAGGAGCGGGTGGGGGTGTAGCGGGTCGGGCGGCGGTGCGGGTGGTGATCGGGCCGGGGGTGGGCCGAGCGGGGCGCCCGTTCTCAAACCGGTGGGCCGGCGGGCCGGTGGGCCGGGGCGCACCGAGTCTCGCCGGGGTGACGGTGACATGAAGCCGTGCCGGCCACCGGCTCGCGACACGAAGCGTGCCGGGACCGTCGGCCGGACGCGTGGGAGCCGCGCCGAGACAGCCGGCGCTGTGCGGTGGGACGGCGGACCGGGGGTTGTCGGTCGTGGGTCGGCGGGTGTGCCGGGGTGGTTGGCCGTGCGGTTCGGGGGCGCGCCGGGATGGCCGGCCGTTCCCCCTTCGGAGCTTTCCCGGGAGCGTCGGCCGGGCAAGCCGTAGCGGGCCGGAGGCATCGGAGCCGTGGGGGAGACGCGGTCCCCGGCGGAGCTGCTCGCGCCCTTGAAGCAGGGTCATGACCATGGGGTAGGGTGACCGGGCCAGTCAGCTCGTGGACCGAGGAGGTGGGACCCATTACCGCTGTGTCAGGTCGGGTGCTCTCACCCCAACGCGGCGCGGTGCATCGCCGATAGGCCACCGCGGGAGCGCCCTTCGGCCCACCGAAAGGCTCTCGGCTGTCATGCCACTTGTCTCAACCTCCTCTGTCGTCACGGCACTTCGTGCCGCCGGTTGCGTCTTCGCCGAGGACGAGGCGGAGTTGATCCTCGCCACCGCACGCACCCCGGACGAGGCCACCACCATGGTCGACCGGCGCGTCGCCGGCCTCCCCCTCGAACTCGTCCTCGGCTGGGCCGAGTTCGCGGGCCTGCGCATCACCGTGGAAACCGGTGTGTTCGTTCCCCGCCGCCGCACCGAGTTCCTCGTCGAGCGGGCCCTCGCCACCGTCCCCGGCGCCTCGGTCGTCGTCGACCTCTGCTGCGGCTCCGGCGCGGTGGGTGTCGCCCTGGCCGCCTCACTCGACGGGGCGGAACTCCACGCCGCCGACATCGACCCGGCGGCGGTCCGCTGCGCCCGCCGCAACATCGCCCCGCACGACGGCCACGCGCACGAGGGTGACCTCTTCGCGGCGCTGCCCGACCGCCTGCGGGGCCGCGTCGACATCCTCGCGGCGAACGTCCCGTACGTCCCGACCGGCGAGGTCCCGCTCCTGCCGAGCGAGGCCCGCGACCACGAACCCCTCGTCGCCCTGGACGGCGGCAGGGACGGCCTCGACGTGCTGCGCAGGGTCGCCGCAGAGGCCTCCGAATGGCTCGCCCCGGGCGGCTGTCTGCTCGTCGAGACGAGCGAACGCCAGGCACCGCTCGCCCTCGACACCTTCCACCGCTCCGGCCTCACCGCACGCGTGGCCGTCTCGGAGGAGATGTACGCCCACGTGGTGCTCGGCTCAAGACCCTGAGTGTGACGGCGATCGGTAGTTGGCCCCGAGGCGGTCTGTGATCGCGATCTTTTGGTCATCTGAGGAGATCGCCGTGTGTCGCAGCTCAGAGGCTGCGCTTCTTGATGCGTGGGTGCGAGAGCCGGGGTGCGGTCGGAGCGGTGCGGGCTTGAGGACTTGAGGACTTGATCGAGCCGTACGCGATCGCCGATTCCGTACGCGCTCGCCTGTCGCTGGGTGAGGGTTGGACACGTTTGTGGACGACTGCTTGGCGGTTGGACGGCGACGAGATCTTCTGGCCGGTTCGCGATCTGGGATCGGTTCCGGTGCTCTCGTCGCGGCCGGTACGGCGCTTCGCCTGGCGGGCGCGTCAACGGCACCGGCCGGGACTTCAGTTTCTGGTGTCCACCGGTCGTCACCACGGGTTCGAATCGTTGGAGGAAGCCCGGTTGCTGCTGGCACTCGACTTCCTGCAGGTTCGGGAGGTGCTGCCGCAGCCCTTCCGGTTGGAGTTCGTGCACGGCGATGGCCGGATGGAGCACGTACCGGACTTCTTGGCCGTGATGGGTGACGGCTCACGGTGGCTGTTCGACGTGCGCCCGGGCCATCTGGTGAAGGAAGCGGACGCCGTGAAGTTCGCCGCGGCGGACGAGGCGGCACGCTCCTGCCATTGGAAATACGCGGTGGTCACTGGGTGGCGGCGGCATGTGTGGCCGGTGCTGGACGCCCTGTCGGCTCAGCGACGCCCGCTGGACGATCCACTCCAGCTGCGCGCGGAGGTTCTTGGTGAAGTGGCCCGAGGGCCGGCCCCGTTCGGTGACTTGGCACGCCGCACCTCGTTGCCGGTCGTGGCCCGGGCCCACACCCTCCATCTGCTCTGGCACCGCCAGCAGGGCATCGACATGGCCAGCCCACTGAGCGACGGCTCGATGGTCTGGCTGGCCGGGGGAGCAACGCGGTGACCGCCCGGTCGGAGCTGCTGGGCCTGGAGGTCGGTGGCCGACTGCGCTTCGACGGCTTGGACTGGCAGGTGACAGCCGTCGAAGCCCAGCTCGGCCGGGTGCTGCTGCACGGGTCGGACGGCCGCGATGAGCGGCGTTCGATCCGCTGGTTGATGCAGCACCCGGACTGCCGGGCAGTGAGCGTCGGCCGGACAGTGCAGAGCGACGGCCGGCAGCCATCAGCCTGGGAGGACTTGACTGAGAACCAGCAGGCCAAGGCCCGGCTGCGCGCCGCACACTTGCTGGAGGCCGAAACGGGCTACCGCTCGGGTGACCCCCGTCGGCGCGAACCGGACGAGCCGCGGCCGGCCTACGATCCGGACCGCACTACGCTCGGTCAGTGCCGCCGGGCGAAGGTGGCTGAGCTGAAGGCCCTGGGCCGCGAGGAGGCGGCGGCGCTCGGCCTGGCTCAGGTCAGTGAGCGCACGCTGAAACGGATGGCTGCCGCGTGGCGCCGGGAGGGACTGCTGGGCTGTGCGGATGGCCGGTGGCTGCGGGCTTCCGGGGGACACCACAGCATCACCGAGGAGGTGCGCGAGGCGATTTTCGCCGTCCGGGAGGAGACCTTGCACCGCTCCCGCCTGAGCATGCGCGGCCGCGAGCGGCTGATCCACCAGTACGTGCAGGAGTCTTTCGGCTCCGACGCGGCGGTTCCGGGATATGACACGTTGCGGGCGGTCTGGCGGGAGTGGTTCGGGCCCGGTGGCGCCCGGCAGCGTTACGTCCGTTGCGCCGAAGCGGCCAAGGACGCCTCGGCCCGGGTGGTGGTGCACCGGCCGGGCCAGGTGGTCGCGCTCGACACCACGCCGCTGCCTGTGAAGGTCCGCGAGTCCGTCTTCGGCGAGCCGGTGTCGGTCATGCTGACGCTGGCGCTCGATCTCTACACCCATTCCATCGTTGCCTTCCGCCTGATGCCGGTGGCGGATACGGCGGTGGACATCGCGATGCTGCTGCGGGACGTGATGATGCCGCTGCGCGAGGGCTGGGGCGAGGAAATGGAGTGGCCCTATCCGGGGGTTCCGGCCACGGTGGTCGCGCAGTTCGCCGGTCACCGGGTTTCGGCCCTGCCGTTCTTCTCGCCGGAGATCGTCACCACCGATCACGGCGCCGCCTACAAGAACCACCAGATCGTAGAGGCCGAACGGGCCTTGGGCTGCAACATCCTTCCGGCCCGTACCCTGCGTCCGACCGACAAGTTCGCTGTCGAGCGGGTCTTCGGCGCGCTCAACTCTCTGCTGGTCGTGTCCTGGCCTGAGCAGGCATCCGCAATCCACGATGCTGTCGACGCCGACCGGCGCCGAAGTCGTGATCAAGGCAGCATGCCTATGCCGCCTCCGCGGCTGGGCGAAACCCTGCGGCGACGAAGCCTGTTCCTGCTGCCGCCTGACGACGACGCCGACGGCATTGAAGCGAGGGAGCAAGCGTGAGCGAGGTGACTCCGCGAAGCGTTCTGGCGGAACTGGCCAGCGGCACGAAGCCACGGCGGGACACCTACGAGGGCTGGCAGCGATACCGGACGACCCGCGGCCAGTTCCTGGCGGCTCCCATCCTGACCTTCACCCAGTGGCGGGCGATGAGCTCGTCGGAGCGGTCGCTCTACGACCTGCACCGCACGGCCACCCACGTCAACCTGCCGTTGCAGGAGACCCCGATGTCACTGCGGGTCGGCCGACTTGTCAACCGACGTCTGCGCAACAACGCACTCAAGCAGAACGTGGCCACCCGGCCTGGGGTGATGGTCTCCGGCTGGGGCTACCAGGGCAAGACGGAGACCGTCTGCGAGGTCGCTGCCGCCTTCGAGGACGCCTGGCTGGAGCTGCACCACTACCTCAATCCCGACGCCGTGGACGGGACGAACGACCTGCACGCCCCGGTCGTCTATGTCCAAACCCCGGTGACCGCCAAGCCGAAGAGCACCTGCCAGGCCGTGCTGGACTTCTTCGGCGCCAGCACGCGCGGCATGAGCCTGCCCCGGCTGATGCAGCAGGTCGCCCAGTCCCTGAGCGACCACGGCGTCAAGGCCCTGATCCTGGACGACATCAATCGGCTGCGCATGCACCGCGCCGACGACCAGGACACCCTCGACCTGATCCGGGCCTTCATGAGCATGAACGTCACGCTCATCCTGGTCGGCGTCGACATTCCCGGCAGCGGGCTGCTGCGGGATGCCCGGTGGGACGCCAGACAGCGACAGTGGGTGATGGACCCCTCCGAGCACGCTCGTGTCCACGGCCTGGAGGCCACCCAGACCGAGCGACGCTTCGACCTGGTGGAGCTCGACCGTTTCCGCACTTCCACTCCCGAAGAAGCCACCTCGTTCCAGGCCCACCTCCGTGGCATCGAAGCTCACCTGAGGCTGCTGAAGGCCAAGCCGGGCATGCTCACCGGCGGCGCGATGCCTGAGTACCTGATGCGCCGCACCAGCGGCGTCGTCGGTGTCCTGGAACGGCTCATCGAGGACGGTGCTCAGGAGGCCATGGACAGCGGGAAAGAACTCCTCGACGAGAACTTGCTCGACGAGATCGTCATCAGTCTCGACGACCCCAGCCGCGACCCGTCGACCGGGGAGATCCCACCGATTCCCGGAAGGGGTACATCCTCGAGAACCGCGATTGTGAACAAGGGCGCCCGTAGCCGGAGGAAGAACACCGTCTTCGACGACCGCGGGCCGGCTGCGGCCGGAACTGCGGGGTGACCGGTGTCCGAGGAGGCGCCGCTGCCCCGCAGCCTTGTTCCGCTACCCGGCGAGAGCCTCCCCGGTCTGCTGCTGCGGCTGTCTCACCGCCTTGACCAGCCACCATCGGTCATCGCCTTCCGATCCGGCCTGACCCGCCGCATCGGCATACCTACGCCGGTGAACCACCTGCTCATGCTGGCACCGCAGTTCCGGCCCCGATTCTCCCGTGCCACCAGAGTTCCCGAGCACCTGACCGACGGCCTCACTCTGCGTCCGCTCGTCAGCCGCTACCCCGCCGTTGCCGACGCCTTGACCCGCCGAGGACGCCAGTCCCACCTGCGCCCGCGCTCCTACTTCCCTCCCTGGATCTTCGGCACGAGCACCCGCTACTGCCCTCTCTGCCTGGCGGGCGACGGCAGCCAGATCCAGCTGAGGCACGGCGGCGCCTGGAAGACCACCTGGCGGCTGGCCGTGACCTTCATCTGCCTGCACCACCGGATCTTCCTTCAGGACACCTGCCCGGCCTGCCAGGTCCCCGCCCACGTCGCTTCGCGCAAACTCAGCCTTCTTCCCTCACCCACGGTGGCTGGACTGCATCCCCTCCAATGCCGCAACACCCGCACGGACCTGACCCATTGCGGCGATCGGATGGACAACCCCGACCACGTCATCAACACGTCCACCCCCAGCCCCGAGGTGATTGAGCTCCAGCACCAGCTGCAACACCTGCTCTCGCCCGACTGTGACCCGACCAGCGCCTTCGCCGTCTTCAGCGACCTTCAGGTCCTTGCCGCGATCGTCCAGGCAACCTGGCCCGCGACCGCCAGCGTCACTCCTGAGCACCGACTGGCGGATGCCTTTGACGCCCACATCACTGCGCAACAGCACTGTGATCTCACCGCTCTGACACACGTCCAGCGCGGAAACCTTTGGGTGACTCCACCGTTGTCCGCCCCAGCCATGGCCGGACTCATGGACATTGCCTCCCGTCTGCTGGCCCTGCCCCCGGCTGCCCTGCCTCAGGCCATCACGGCGTTGCTCGGGAGCCTCCCTCCTCCCACCGCCAGCGGCTGGGGCAACATCTGGACCAGACTGCGGCACGATGCCTCTCCGGAATTTCGCACCCAGGTGATGTCCGCCCTCCCGAGATCCTTCCGAGTCGGCGGCAGCCGCGAGGACGCGAGCTGGCGCATCGCCCGACGGCCGGCCCTCCGCACACGCGACCGCGGCTACCTTCCAGAGCACATCCCTCAGTGGCTGCCGGACGACTGGTTTCGTCTCGCGGTCCATGACACTTCACCGAAGGCGATGAGCCGCAGCGTTACCTACCGACGCTTCGTCGCCGTCCAGCTGGTGCAGATCGTCACCGGCTTCCAGCTGGAGGAAGCCGCACGCTTCCTTGGAATCCCCGATGCCTGGCACCAAGCGCCCATCCAACAGCGCAAGCTGCACTCCCGCAGCCGCTACCGTCACCGGACCGAAGACCTCTCCGTGTCCCTGGAAAGCATCGGTAGGCACCTCGCTCAGATCGAATCGCCGGTGAGCTACCGAGCACGGCGCATGCGCTATTCGGATTGGACCCTCAGTCCCGAAGAGTGGGCGAGTATGACCGCCTCACGCCCAAGACAAGAAGGCCGTCATAGCCCCTCTGACCTGCTGATTCACGCCTGCGTGTCCAGCAGTATCTGGGCACGTCTCACCGGCAGCGAGTGGAGACTCGCGCCCAGCATCCTGATCCACTTCCCGTCCCTCAGCTCCCTCGACATGGGAGGCAAACAGGCGGAGGCAGTGCGGCACCGCATCAGGCACAGAACCAGCCCCTACTACCGCGGCCTTGGCGAACTCATCAACCAGGTTGCCGCGGCCGAACATCGGGCCTGAAGTGTCCCGTCTCGCTGGAGCTGAGGCACGACGGCCGCCTGACCTGGTGTGTCTCAGGTTGAGTGAGATGCCGAGTGTCCGTCTGTCTCGCCCAACTGACTTCTGACTGGCGCCTCGTCGAGCACCTGCGTCCGGACCCAGGCTTGCTGGAAGGACTGAGCCGCACGGCCATCGAGACCTGGAAAATCCTTCGTCCGTGCCGCCGTCCGGATGATGAGGTGGCACGGTGATGAACCACGATGAGGCCGCGACTGTCCGACCGTTGACGCTGGCTTGGGTGGGTCGGCACCTGGAGGCCGGCGAACGGATCGTCAAAGCCGAGGAGCTGCACGGCGGCATCACCGCCGAGATGCGGAGGCTGATCATCGGCACACGGGACGGAGGCACCCGTGACCTGGTGCTGCGGACCTACGTCGACCCGTTCTATATGGAGCACGCCGAGGACGGGCTGATTGGGGAGGCCAGCGCTCTGACCTTGCTCGCGGGGACCGGCGTGCCGGCTCCTTCACTGGTCGCGGTTGATCCGACTGCCGCGCAGTGCGAGTATCCGTCGCTCCTGATGACCCATCTGGCGGGCCGGACGGTTCTCGACGATGAAGGAGTGGAGGCGCGCGTTCGCCTGCTGGCCCGTCAACTTGTGGCGATCCACGCGGTGTGCCCTGCTGAGCGGCCCCGGGAATATGCGACGTTGACGACCGCGGACACTGTCGTGGTTCCCAAGGGCGCCGACGCGGCCGTATGGGCCGCAGCGATCGAAGTGATCCGCAGGCCCGCGCCACCCTATGAAGGGCGCTTCCTGCACCGGGACTTCCAGCCCGGCAACGTGCTGTTCGACGTGTCGCCTTCGAACCCGGAAGGCGCCCGGATCACCGGCGTCATCGACTGGGCAGCAGCCTCCTGGGGCCCGGCCGATCTCGATGTGGCGCACTGCTCCGTCAATCTCGCGCTGCTGCACGGCCCGGCTTGGGGTCTGCGGTTCGCCGAGGCGTACGAGGAGGCTGGCGGTGTGCTGGCTGCGAGCGTGAGCGAGCGGCTGTACTGGCGGGTGCGGGACGCGCTGGCCGCCTCGGAAGAAGTGCAGTCGGTGTCGCAGCCGTGGCGGGAGGCCGGGAGGACAGAGCTGACGACGCGAGCTGTGGAGGAGCGGCTGGATGCCTATGTCACCGCCCTGATGGACGCGCCGGGCTGACACGCGAGAAACAGCGGCAGTTGCCCGAGATTGAGTGAGACGTACAGCCCGATGCCTCACATCGACCGAGACTGTTTCGGCTTCAGCGAGACAGGACATTCGCCGCGCAGATTGATCGGGACTCGATCACGTCGCCGAGCAGATCCAGCGGGAAACCCTCACAAGCACTGGGAACGGACACCGCCGCTCAGTGCGTCAGGTCCTCGGGATCCGAGGTGAGCATGGTGACCGGACTGGGGGCGGCGAGGGCGGTGGCACTGAGCATGGCGTCGATGGCGTATGTGGCCGTGCAGGCCGGTGTTGGTGAGGAGGGCGGCGGCGTGGCGGGCGATGGACGCGGCGATGGGTTCGACGACGAGGCGGGACAGGGTCCACTCCAGGGTTGGGCGGTTGATTCGGGGATGGACCACCTCCACCAGGGTGGCCGCAGACGTGATGACCCGGAGGTCCCCGTTCGGGCCAGCGCGGGCCATCCCGTGACGGACCGGTCACGGGGCACGGCCTTGGCAAGCCCCTCACTGTCCAGGACCAGCGGGCCGTCGGGAATGGGAGGGGAGCGGGTCACCCGGCGCTCGCTCCGCCTTGGTACGAGCGGCTTCCCCAGCACTTCGAAGCCCACGCGAACTGGGCACTCATCACGATGATGACCCGACGCCTGACCCGCCAAAGCCCTTAGCACCGACAGCTGGTCAAAGAAGTCCCAGACTGCTCAGGAGTGATTGCAAACGAGCGTATAGCGCCAGAACAGCCGTCGTCGCAGCCGTGCTCCGGGGAGGACGTCTCTGGCTGTACGGACAATGTCGTCGAAGGTCATGTCCGCTGAGCGAGTAGGGGCCGTCATGGATACGGGCCGGGGCGAGGGGCGCCCCTTGTTCTTCAGCCAGCCCATGGCGGCGTTGGCCGGAATGGCGACGACACCGAGCAGGTGGTCCACAGGGGTCTGAGTGCGGGACAGGCCCACGATCACCAAGGTCCCTCCCGGCGCCAGATGGCGGCGGAAACAGGTGAGTGCCTGGGCGAACGGCAGATGGTGGATCGTGGCGACGCAAGTGATGACGTCGTAGGAGCCGACAGGGAACTCGGCTACTGCATCCGCGACGATGAAGGTCACGGGAAGCGCAGCAGGAGTCAACTCCTGGGCCTGGGAGGTGATCACCGGATCAGAATCGACTGCCGTCACAGCGGCGGCGCGTCTGGCCAGGAGCCTTGCGAGGTCTCCGCTGCCGGATCCGATGTCCAGGGCGTCGTTGAAGCGTTTCGGCAGCTGCCGCAGGATCCAGGGGTGGTAGTGGGCGTTGTGATCCCACGGGTAGGCGGCATTGAACCGTTCAAGAGCACGCAGGAGACGAGGCGACAGGATCTTCATCCACTTAGTCCATCAAGTCCGGGCAGCAAGCACACCCCGTTCCGGAACAAAGATCAACCGCTTACCGGACCGCCCGACTCGGCCCATAGAGGCGAGTTGCGTCAGGCGGTATACGCACTTCCTGCTGTCGCCCCGAGCCGCTCGACCGCCTCCGGCCGCCGCCCGCCACCCAGCGCGGCACGCGCTGCCCCCTCAACTGATCTCGCGTCACTTTCTGAGGCGCCACCTTTCGGACTCGGCAACTGAGGCGCCATACGCGCAGATCACGTGATCGGCTCTGGCTGAGTCGTCGCTGAGCCGGGCTCGGCCGCATGTGCCCCAGGATCGCCCGGCGGCCGGAGGAATTCGTTCGCCGTCTCAGATGATCGCTTATAGCCTGCGTTGGGTGATGACAGCTGATGACGTGTTGTCTGTCTTGGCCCTGCTGCAAAGGGCACGGGTTGACGTCTGGATCGGCGGAGGCTGGGGGATCGATGCTCTGATTGGCGAGCAGACCCGGGGGCATCGCGACCTGGACTTGATGCATCGGAAGGATCATGAAGCCGCTGTCATGGCAGTCTTGTCTGGCATCGGTTTCGCAGAGAGCCTCGACTGGCGGCCTATCCGGTTCGTCGTAACGGATCTGGACGGCCGAGGGATCGACCTTCACCCGCTGGTTTTCGCCGAGGACGGCTCAGCAGCGCAGGCATCGTTTGAACCGGAGCGACCGTTCATGTATCCCTCCTCATGCTTTGTGACGGGCGTCATCAGCGGGACGACCGTCCCGTGTCTCTCAGCTGAGCAGCAGGTTTACTTCCACCAGGGTTATGAGCCAACCGATCGTGATCGTCACGACATGGCCCAACTCCGCCGAGTCTTCGGGATCTCCACTCATTTTTGATCCGGTCAGCGAGACGAGCATCGCTTTCCCAGCGCCTGTCGCCATTGACGTTCGGCCCTCGGTCTTCCCTCAGCAAGGCAACTTCGATGAGGGATCGTCATGGCGTCGGTCGCACGCAGCGCGCAGGCTTCACGGAAGTTGATCCAGGGCCCGAGATGTGGAAGCGCCCGATCCTCGTCGGTGCCGTTTCCACCGGCAGGCCCTGCCGACCGTTCGGTGGCATGCTTTGCTGTTGTCCCCGTAGGCGGCGTCTGCTTGCCGGCGGTGGCTGGCATCGGTCAGGCGGAGCGGGTCAGACGGTCGCGCGGTCGTGATTGCTGGAGGTGACGAGGCCGTGAGGTGCGGAAGGAGGTCGTGGCCCCCTTCAACGAGGAGCAGCTCTCTGTGATCAGCCTCACCGTGCCTGCCCGTCCCGAGTGACGGTGCTGGTGGTCGTGGTCCTCCGCCACCGGCACTAATGGGCGGTACGTGTGGTGAGGTCGTTTTTCGTGATGGAGCGGACCACCTGGCAAGGGGTTCCGACCGCGACAGCCATCGGGGGAATGCTGCGGCTGACGACGCTGCCGGCGCCGATGACCGACCCGTATCCGATGCGGACGCCG is from Streptomyces sp. NBC_01314 and encodes:
- a CDS encoding nucleotidyltransferase domain-containing protein codes for the protein MTADDVLSVLALLQRARVDVWIGGGWGIDALIGEQTRGHRDLDLMHRKDHEAAVMAVLSGIGFAESLDWRPIRFVVTDLDGRGIDLHPLVFAEDGSAAQASFEPERPFMYPSSCFVTGVISGTTVPCLSAEQQVYFHQGYEPTDRDRHDMAQLRRVFGISTHF
- a CDS encoding class I SAM-dependent methyltransferase translates to MKILSPRLLRALERFNAAYPWDHNAHYHPWILRQLPKRFNDALDIGSGSGDLARLLARRAAAVTAVDSDPVITSQAQELTPAALPVTFIVADAVAEFPVGSYDVITCVATIHHLPFAQALTCFRRHLAPGGTLVIVGLSRTQTPVDHLLGVVAIPANAAMGWLKNKGRPSPRPVSMTAPTRSADMTFDDIVRTARDVLPGARLRRRLFWRYTLVCNHS
- a CDS encoding phosphotransferase family protein — translated: MNHDEAATVRPLTLAWVGRHLEAGERIVKAEELHGGITAEMRRLIIGTRDGGTRDLVLRTYVDPFYMEHAEDGLIGEASALTLLAGTGVPAPSLVAVDPTAAQCEYPSLLMTHLAGRTVLDDEGVEARVRLLARQLVAIHAVCPAERPREYATLTTADTVVVPKGADAAVWAAAIEVIRRPAPPYEGRFLHRDFQPGNVLFDVSPSNPEGARITGVIDWAAASWGPADLDVAHCSVNLALLHGPAWGLRFAEAYEEAGGVLAASVSERLYWRVRDALAASEEVQSVSQPWREAGRTELTTRAVEERLDAYVTALMDAPG